The following is a genomic window from Platichthys flesus chromosome 13, fPlaFle2.1, whole genome shotgun sequence.
TCCGACGGGACCCGTATAAACAGCCTGTGTGCATTTATCTCTGTTTCCAAGAAAATCATATTAAAGGGGTAGCTTGAAAACCAGTGCTGAGTTTACGGGTataaacaggattttaaccagACGTGATACAAAAAgcacacaggaagctgctggcGGCCTGCTTGTGCAACAGGACATATCATGGAAATCCAGGGTGATTTGTGTGAGTGGAACTCGTCTATGGAGAAGTATGAGAAGGGGATTTCTCTGGGTATAAAATGTCCCATTCAAAGAAATGCCTAGAGCAGACTCAACGGAAGGTCTTGGAACAAAACAAATTCTTCGTCACACCAGCCGCCAGTGGCCCAGTTGAAAttaactgttttcttttcatctccccTCCGCTCAGGTCATGGAGACCAAAGACATGCTGTACATCGTGACGGAGTACGCAAACAACGGAGAGATGTTCGGTGAGTTCAGCTCACAAATTTGCAAATAAGAGCGTATTCTGGATTTGTGGATCCTGATACTTTGACAGATGGAGCACCCCAATATGCCCGACTCAGTTGTGGAACATTATCTTCCCTGCAGACCACCTGACCACAAATGGCCGGATGAGTGAGGTTGAGGCACGAAATAAGTTTTGGCAGATTCTCACCGCGGTGGACTACTGCCATCGACACCACATTGTCCACCGCGACCTAAAAACCGAGAACCTGTTGCTGGACGCCAACATGAATATAAAACTGGCTGGTAGGTCTTCCATACACTGTTCACCTTAACATGGTAACAAGATGCTTTATGATGGgagtgttgatttttttttctcgcaacaatatttgtatttacatttttaacaacaTGACATACAGCCTTTTATATGTATGTACTATATCACAGCATATACAGTTGCTACattatcaaaaaaacaaagattaaaagTATCAATCAGAAATCACCAACTCAAAACAAAGACGTTCTCCTCTGTTAGTAACTGGTAATCTATACAAAATGTAATGCAACTATATTATTTGCAGCAAATGCAGTCTGTAGAAAATATTTAGAGAGAAAAGCTCAGAAAATGCATTGTCCACAGAGACAAGTCATTCACTTGATCGTCTCGTTGATTTTTATTAGAAAACCATTCCTTAATCTGATCTCACATCTGTATTCTGTTCAGTCTTCGCCCGGAGACAGTTGGATTCCTGTGCTTTTAAACCATTGTCGTGCTGCCTTTCTGCTATTTAAGTGTGAATAATTGACTCATTTAACCAAGACTCACAGTTGAAATTACTTTGAAGCACAGACAGACTTTTGTGAGAAAGGATATGAGGATATGTTAAGAAGAGCTTGATGTGGACTAGCCTGTGAATACCTCATCATCAGGATGACAAATTACATAAAGACACCGTTATGGAAGGAATAAAACACATCTGTGTCCCAGTGCCCTAAGCAACTCACGCTGGaatgcagagaaaacaaacaagtttaaataacacaactgtggtgtgtgtcctcctgtgtcttCTAGACTTTGGATTCGGAAACTTCTACAACGCAGGGGAGCCTCTGTCTACATGGTGTGGCAGCCCGCCTTACGCCGCCCCTGAGGTGTTTGAAGGAAAAGAGTATGAGGGGCCTCACCTCGACATTTGGGTAAGTTTGCATTAAGAGACTATAGACGTCATGAATCAATTAAAGATaaacatcaacatttaaaaaacgtaACGTTTTCTTTTCGCTATTTCTTAACAGAGCCTCGGTGTGGTACTTTACGTTCTCGTGTGCGGCTCTCTTCCGTTCGACGGACCCAGCCTTCCTGCGCTcagacagagagtcacagaGGGACGATTCAGAATCCCCTTCTTCATGTCCGAAGGTAACCATCACTCTGACATCTGACGACTACTGCCTATTACCAATTCTATATAAATGCAAATTGCTCACAGCCATTTGTTTCTCCCGTCCTCCAGACTGTGAGAACCTCATCCGTAAGATGCTGGTGGTGGACCCAGCCAAGAGAATCAGCATGGCCCAGATCAAGCAGCACCGCTGGATGATGGCGGACCCAACGGCCGCCCAGAAGACCCTCAGCCACTCGCTCACCGAGTACAACTCGAACCTGGGCGACTACAGTGAACCCGTGCTGGGCATCATGAACACACTGGGCATCGACCGCCAGAGGACTATTGAGGTGACTGAATGAGAAAAGAATTAGGGTTTTATTGTGAGCATGTTGTAGTCGCATTACAAACAGAGAGTTCACAGTCTCAGGTGACTTCATGAGGTGAGGTCAGACATGTATGGCATCACATTAGGGCCCATCATATATCCCTGCATGCTTTATCAATCAGCTTTCTAGGACAGTTATCCAGAAACGACTTCTCGCTTCGTTGTCACCAAACagattattttagtttgttcGTCCCAGGTTTTCACCCAAAGACGAACACAGAGGTACAGGGCAGAGGAAAGCTATTAAACAAAGTGGCCAAACCACTAATCTACTCTCTTCCATCCTTTTCCCCTCAGtctctgcagagcagcagctacaaTCACTTCTCGGCTATCTACtatctgctgctggagagagtgagagagcatcGCACCCAGCAGCTCAGCCGCCAGTGTGGAACCTGGAGCCAGAGACCCAGGAGCACCTCAGACTCCACTGGCCCAGAGGTGAGCACTCCAGCTGGGTGCACCGAGCTCAGACTAGTCCCGATCCAACCTGCAAAATGTACTCGAAGTCTGAAACGCTGTGTGCTTTCTGTTTGCCCCCAGGTCATAATGGAGTCCACTGACAGCTTTAGGACCACAGCGTTTTCAATTCCAGCCAAAAATACTCCCCCTGTGTACCCGGAGATGGAGTGTGATCAAGGGGGATTGTTCCAGGTAAACACATTCGCTCAAACTTGACAGCATTGAGCCGCTCAGACGTCCCCCTCAGTGGCTCACCGTCGTCCTGCCTCTGTTTCAGCGTGTGGTGTTTCCAGTGGAGGCCAGCTTTAACAGATTGCTCTGGAATCGCTCCATTTCACCCAACAGCCTGCTGGAGACGAGCATCAGCGAGGAGGTGCGACCCCgagacctggaggaggaggaggcatcgCAAGCTCTTGGGCCCCTGctccctcccaccaccacctACCGCCGACACACTCTGGCTGAGGTGTCGGCCCGTTTCCATCAGTGCAGCCCTCCATGTGAGCATGACCAACATATTTCAAAGGCACATTTTAATCCTCGCTCTACCTAATCTAACCACCTAATCTAACTCCTTCACTGTTCTTTTAAATGTAGGTATTGTAGTGAGTCCCTCTGATGGAGCCTCCTCTGATAGCTGTCTGAAGTCCTCATCCAGTCCCACCCGTACTTTACAGGCTGCTATGGGTGAGATGTCAGCGCATCCAGCCTCTTGGGCTGAAGGTGGAGCTCTGCTGCCAGCAGGAGCTCCTCTGAgcctctcctcccacctcctcccccctgcCCAGGGCAGCCTGCCCTCCGCCAGCTTCCAGGAGGGTCGCCGGGCCTCCGACACCTCTCTTACACAAGGTACAGGAGCAGCAGGATCGAGACCTCAAGCATCGACTGCTTAATCAGATTCAAAATGTTCTCACATCTACTGTGTCACAGTGAAGGATCAGAGAAGTAGCATTGTGTAACCCTTTCCCATGCTGTTTCTGCAGGCCTCAAAGCTTTCCGCCAGCAGCTGAGGAAAAACACACGTACCAAAGGGCTTCTGGGATTAAATAAGATCAAGGGTCTGACGAGGCAGGTggttcctcccctctcctttaACCGCGGCAGCCGAGGTTCAATGGGTCCCGCCCTCTCTGAGCACCGCAGCATGCTGGAGGAGGTGCTGCACCAACAAAGGTGAGCGCTTAAATATTGGATCATGAAGCGCAGAATTTGTCAAAAAAGTGTAAGGACATCACCTCAGGATAAAAACCATACTTGCTTTGTATATGCCCCAAAGCGTTTTGGAAACCACAGTTTGAAACAGTCATCCCCTATAATAGGTCCgatcttctctctctgttttccaggATGCTGCAGATCCAACATCAGCCGCAGCCTCAGGTCCAAGCACCCCAGACTGGACATACCCAGAATCCCTTGCTCTTTCTGGCGCAGCAGCAGTCGCCCTCTCCTCCGCCAACAACAGTGTTtgctccctcctccatgttttacacccccaccacctccaccctgcCTACTCAACCACCTTCAGTGGCTGCACAGCAAAGCCCCTGGCAGCAAACCCTCGAGACTTCCTCCAGCgtctgctcctcatcctcctcgtcctgcTACTCATCCTCGCTGTCCCCCGTGGCCTCCGCTGCTTACCTCCTCGAGGCTCGCCTGCACATCAGCCAGCAACCCAACCCCCATCCCCACTccagcctccagcagcagccccaGTCTGCAACGCTAGGCATCTCCCCCATCCTGTCCAAGCCGGTGGTGTGGAGCCTGGGTGGGGCCTCCGGCACAGATCCCGACAAACAGGAGTTGGCACTAgccgggcagcagcagctcagtagCTGTGTGATGGTGAAGTAGAACTTCCGCCATGTTCGAGACCAACAATTGCTCTCCCTGTGGAGACAGCAAAAATGACTTGATTTTGAgcccagaagaagaagacaaagaagaagaagagataaaagaacaagaggaaggaaggaaaggagaaagAACAAATGCAACCGAAAAACGTACACTTTATTTTCCATCACGGGCTACACATCCTGtacacatgtgtgtatgttgtgtttatGCTTTTGATATCATATAAGCTAAAGACAAGCAATAACCAAACTCTGGATGAGTTGTTCAATCTGTATCAGGCAGTCAGAGAAGCAATAATAGACTGAAAGACTCTCATCCTGCCTCCTGACGGACTCACTTGAATGAAGTGAGAGCTGACGTTAGCCGATGTGTTATGTCTCACATATGTGGATGCTGTCTAAGtctactttttcattttctgaaaaaagAAAGGCCCCATCTtcctcattctttttttttgtgttatttcctgTTGTCAATGTTTTTTCACTTGACTGGACAGAAGACCAAAattctctctttcatttttgtttttcatttctcccACAATGTTGGCCTTTCTAAAGACACATCCCTCTGTAGCAGTGCAATGACCATGCATGATTGTGTCCTAAGCTTACATACATTCACTTGTGGGGTCAATTTAGGTTTGTATTGAAACtgtgatttcctttttttttctgtgcaggATTATTATAGCTACGCAAATGCTGCTTTTACCTCAAGCTGCAAAAAGACTGCTGCGTCCTCATCAGCCAAAACTAAAGGAGGAGGTAGTGTAGCTGATTGAGCAAAGCACAATAGGTACATCAGTCAGCTCGATAGCACCTTATGCACAGTATGTGGATACTCTGATCCGTATTCCCCTCATTCGATAATCACTTCTTGTTAGATGCTTTTTACTACCTCCTCAGGCAAGAATttggaaacagaagaaaaactttaaacaaCACGTCGATCCCAGAATACTAGAGGAATGACATTTTCCATGTGGACAAGGCAAAGACTGTGGGAACAGTGCAATATTTCACATTGAaatacacagggaaggcaggacCCTACATAGGATGGTCAAAATGTAAATGCCTGAGGCTTGTTTGATTCTCAACTCGTCTGTTTGACCTTGCTGTGCTTGCTCGCTGACTACAAACGGTACGAGCTACGTTACTGATTAACTTGACACTGTAGAAATGGAGAGGACGAGACTGGAAGGCATTTCAAAAGGCTGATTCTGCACGCAGCATTCttgggtgtgttttttttgttttttttttaaccaaagaGTGAACAGCACAAGAGCTGGGTGATCGCTCACAGATACACTACTGACTTTTCACTTTGAGTGCTGTCTCGAAATGTAGCACGGTGGGTCGCTCGCATTTCCACATGTTCTCCTGAGCTTTTGCTGTGAGAAAGAAACCTCCCGTCGCCACCAAACCTTAACGCTACACATGTGAATATCTCCAGCTGTTACTGTCAGGACCATGgtggtatttgtttttttgtacttttctaGATAAGCAGAGTGAAAACATAGCAATACCATGTTGTGCTGTAAGTGAAACTTTCTTCAGTTCTCCATAAGTGGCTAAAAATTGGTACaaatgatgtttgtgtgcagatgaTGTGTTAGAAAGCTGCAGGAGACGTTTAGCAAGTTCTCTCATTTCTGTGAAACATCTTGTAGAGGAGAAGTGTTTTTCCAAACCACGCTCTTTGTTGGAAACATGCAGTATTGATATTTATACccgacatttttttttttatttgattgcaCTCGTTAACAACAAACGTGCCTTTCTCTGAACAAACCCACAATCAGAGGTGTCCGTCTCTGATCACTACACTGAAGAAATTCAAATGATGCCTCCGTTATTGGCCGTTCACTCAGAAGCCCCTTTTGACAGCTTCTTCCACCTTTTGAACTCGCTGTGTAAACAGAAGCAAGAATTGCactttattcatatttcttattgccgatttgttttttctcatgatgaagaaaacatttaacaacTATTGAAACACTAAGACTCGATGCAAATCTTAAATTACCCTTTTGATAAACTTTGGATAATAAgaagtatttcatttttttttttttctttgtcattcttttgttatttgttacttgactgtgtgagcatgtgcatgtctgtgtgtgtgtgtgggtgtgtgtttgtctgtgtgtgcatgtgtggttgTATGGAGGGTAGGAAGAGAAACGAAAGGACAGAGAATGCTAGTTTGAG
Proteins encoded in this region:
- the sik1 gene encoding serine/threonine-protein kinase SIK1, with the translated sequence MVIMTEKSRGTQSSSAQGRPLQVGFYEIIRTLGKGNFAVVKLARHKVTKTQVAIKIIDKTRLNPSNLEKIYREVQIMKLLNHPHIIKLYQVMETKDMLYIVTEYANNGEMFDHLTTNGRMSEVEARNKFWQILTAVDYCHRHHIVHRDLKTENLLLDANMNIKLADFGFGNFYNAGEPLSTWCGSPPYAAPEVFEGKEYEGPHLDIWSLGVVLYVLVCGSLPFDGPSLPALRQRVTEGRFRIPFFMSEDCENLIRKMLVVDPAKRISMAQIKQHRWMMADPTAAQKTLSHSLTEYNSNLGDYSEPVLGIMNTLGIDRQRTIESLQSSSYNHFSAIYYLLLERVREHRTQQLSRQCGTWSQRPRSTSDSTGPEVIMESTDSFRTTAFSIPAKNTPPVYPEMECDQGGLFQRVVFPVEASFNRLLWNRSISPNSLLETSISEEVRPRDLEEEEASQALGPLLPPTTTYRRHTLAEVSARFHQCSPPCIVVSPSDGASSDSCLKSSSSPTRTLQAAMGEMSAHPASWAEGGALLPAGAPLSLSSHLLPPAQGSLPSASFQEGRRASDTSLTQGLKAFRQQLRKNTRTKGLLGLNKIKGLTRQVVPPLSFNRGSRGSMGPALSEHRSMLEEVLHQQRMLQIQHQPQPQVQAPQTGHTQNPLLFLAQQQSPSPPPTTVFAPSSMFYTPTTSTLPTQPPSVAAQQSPWQQTLETSSSVCSSSSSSCYSSSLSPVASAAYLLEARLHISQQPNPHPHSSLQQQPQSATLGISPILSKPVVWSLGGASGTDPDKQELALAGQQQLSSCVMVK